Within the Miscanthus floridulus cultivar M001 chromosome 17, ASM1932011v1, whole genome shotgun sequence genome, the region AGGAAATCTTTAATGCTATTAGCTTCCTCTTGGATTCCCTCCAAGCTTCGCCACCAACTTAGAACAAACTTAGTAAACCTCTTACACTTCATGTATTTTTTTTACATATCatattagttttgtcctaagcTAAATATTTCTATTCTTGAGCATCAATTTAGGTGATGTTTAAAtccagagagtaaagtttagggaTGTCACATCGAGTGTTACATCGGGGTGTCATATGAGAGCatttggatagtaataataaaataaattacagaagtcctcagtaatccgtgagacgaatttattaagcctgagTAATCCGTcactagcacatgtttactgtagcaacatattgtcaaatcatggactaattaggcttaaaaaatttatctcgtaaattagtcgcaatttgtgcaattagttattttttagtctatatttaatactccatgcatgtgtccaaacatctaaTGTGATAGAAAGTAAACTTTAGGGAGAAtaactaaacaagaccttactTATTTTACTGTATAGGTCAACAATATAAGATTTATCCCCCCGTCCCCAAATGAATCAGCTCGTAGTTATGTTCCTATGCAGTGTTGTCTATGTACGTAGCCAGAAGTTGAGTTTtgtaagaaagatatgatttttttgtAAGGCGACGAGCACCTATACGTGATTAATATGCTGCTGAAATCTTATAttattttttagcatcttaacaacCTTTgaataaaaaactcaaaactataaagctATAGATTtcatcgagagctacaattttcatataaaaagtatTTTTGTTTAACATCATAcaagaaaaatatgatttttctaagacgaCAAGCGCTGATACGCAATTAATATGAGTCCAGTTAGCGCGGCACCACCTGAAAATCACCGTCGGCACGACCTAAAAATCACTGTCCATGGTGACAGATCATATCATGTCGATGCATGTGGTACGATAACGTGTTTTTATCACGCCAGAGGCCTTGACGCGTCGATTAGAAATAGAAATAAATATTGGCCATATTCGCTTCtcttgtaatttgtttttttcggTTTACTTTTTTTTAACtaaaacattgtttttctctcataacaaatcaatcAGAATAGTATTACGTTTTATTTTTTCATCGAAGCGAACGGGCCATTATATGAGATCTTtttaaaataatatttgaaaaagGGTTAATAAAAAAAACCGCCTGGATTGGTTAGTTTGCGCGTAGTAGTAGTATCATCGCACAGCATCAGGCTATCAGCAGTGATGAGTTCATCTGGCACGCATGCCGAGCACACGCTACGCAGTGAGGCCGTCCCGTCGTCGGTCGTCCACAGGTGGCCATCGCCTGTGGTTTCCACTTTCCACAAGGCTGCGCCTGCGCCATCTGTCGACGCCACCGTGGACGACACGCCTTTCCGCTTGCGGCTTCCCACCCCACCCGGAGACCGTCGTCTAGGAAGCTTCGCGGTAGCTTCCTCCGCAGGCCACGAATCAGGGGTTGGGAAGCACCGTATGGCTCATCGCTGTGTCGACCTGTCTCTATACATTTTGCGAAAAATCCCTCTATTTTTCTATGAACTAACCTGCAGTCTAATTTTGTCCGCCAAGAACAGTAAACACGTTCTAATATTTTGCATACGAAACCCTGAGTTAAATATTATCTTTACATGAAGGAAAAAATCTGGAATCAGGTCAGTGTTTCAAAAAATTCCTCGTTCCATTCGACGAGGACGGAGGACCTCGCCTTCCATCCACACCCTTCTTCAACTCCCCTCTTCATCAACTTGCAGCACAGGCCGAGGAGAGGAGAggcaccgaccgaccccgaccgaGCGAGCGACCGCCGCGCATGCGGTTCCCACCTccgccccaccaccaccaccactaggtaCCGTCGGGGCCCACACCGAACAACTTCCGGAACCGGGACGACTCCTCGTCGTCctctctgccgccgccgcccgccgcgtcCGCTGCCAGTGCCGCGGCGCGTGCCGCCGCCCGGATTCCCACAACTCCGCCGCCCGTGCCTGCACTCTGCTTCATCCGTCCGTCCCCAGCGTGGGCATTGCCATCCCCTGCTTCGTCGGCTTGTTTCGTTGCGGCACGCTccggtctccggctctccgcacCGCACGCCAACGAACCAACCACCCgactcctccaccgccgccgctcctccgACGGCGATGGGCGAGGCGGCGCCACCggtgcccgccgccgccaccggcgacGCGGACGACCTATCCGCGTTCCCGGCGTGGGCGCGATCGGTGTCGGACTGCGAGGAGCGGCTGGGGATCTCCATCACCCGCGGCCTCTCCTCCGCCGAGGCCGCGGCGCGGCTGCGCGTCCACGGGGCGAACGAGCTGGCGGAGCACCCGGGCCCGtcgctgctgcggctgctgctgaaCCAGTTCGAGGACATGCTGGTGCGCATCCTGCTCGCGGCCGCCGCTGTCTCCTTCCTCCTCGCgctctcctcctccgcctcctcgggCACCGCCCCGACGCTCGCCGCCTTCGTCGAGCCGCTCGTCAtcttcctcatcctcgtcgtgaACGCGGCCGTCGGGGTGTGGCAGGAGGCCAACGCGGAGCGGGCGCTGGACGCGCTGCGGGAGATCCAGTCCCACCACGCCGCGGTCCTTCGCGACGGCGGCTGGGTCCCCGCGCTGCCCGCGCGGGACCTCGTCCCGGGCGACGTCGTGCAGCTCCGCGTCGGGGATAAGGTGCCCGCCGACATGCGCGTCGCGAGCCTGCTCACCTCCACGCTCCGCCTCGAGCAAGGGTCGCTGACCGGGGAGACGGCGTCCGTCAACAAGACCTCCCGCGCGGTGCCGGTGGAGGACGCCGATATACAGGCTAAGGAGTGCATGGTGTTTGCCGGCACCACCGTCGTCAACGGCGCCGCGCTCTGCATCGTCGCGCGCACCGGGATGGCCACGGAGATCGGCGCCATCCACGCGCAGATCCACCAGGCGTCGCAGGAGGACGACGACACGCCGCTCAAGAAGAAGCTCAACGAGTTCGGGGAGGCGCTCACCAAGATCATCGGCCTCATCTGCGCGCTCGTCTGGCTCATCAACGTCAAGTACTTCCTCACCTTCGACCTCCAGGGGGGATGGGTGCCCAGGAACGTCAGCTTCTCCTTCGAGAAGTGCACCTACTACTTTGAGATCGCCGTcgcgctcgccgtcgccgccatacCTGAGGGCCTGCCCGCCGTCATCACCACCTGCCTCGCGCTCGGGACCAGGAAGATGGCTGCCAAGAATGCGCTCGTCAGGAAGCTGCCTAGCGTCGAGACCCTCGGCTGCACCACCGTCATCTGCTCCGACAAGACTGGGACGCTCACCACCAACAAGATGTCAGTGGCGAAGCTCGTGGCCATTGGCGATTCTTCGCTGGAGGTTAGGAGCTTCAAGGTGGACGGTACGTCGTACGATCCCCAGGACGGGAAGATTCACGACTGGCCTGCTGGGAGCATTGATGCCAACCTCGAGACGATCGCCAAGGTCGCAGCTGTGTGCAACGATGCCAATGTGGCACATTCTTCGCATCAGTATGTTGCCACTGGAATGCCGACAGAGGCAGCTCTAAAGGTGAGGATTGCTAAAACTTATTCGCATTCTGCTATTGTTACGCGATCTCTGAATCCTTATTAGTTAGCCAGTTAGGAGTAACTCTGATTCACCAGTTACAGTTACAAATGTAGTTGATCATCATGCTGCAAACAGCCTACTAGGCACAGTATGGTGAGAACTGACAACGGAAAGTGGTGTTCGTTCTCACATGTGTTGGTCGAATGCTAAACAGGACAAGATTGCTGTCGGGAAATAAACAAGATGTTGTTTTCGCTAACTTCCTTTTTTTTATTACTTCTAGGTTCTGGTTGAGAAAATGGGCCTGCCTGGAGGAAAGAATGGTCTGTCCTTGGATCCGTCTGAGGCATTAGGTAACAAAATACACGTTCTTCGCACCTTATTTACATTCTATTTCCTTCCTTGTAAGTGGTGCTTAATAAATACATACATGCAAGGAGTCTCACACAAGTGGATTGCAATGTTGTTTGCTGACAGGCTGCTGCAAATGGTGGAACAATGTTGCCAAAAGGATCGCTACCCTCGAGTTTGATCGCACAAGGAAATCAATGGGTGCCATTGTGAAAACCAGTTCAGGAAGCAATGCCCTGCTCGTGAAGGTATCGATTCCCCTATTTCCTGCATGTGTACTGAACAATTTTTCAAGCTAAGTATGATTTTCATTGGATCTCATGTTTGCTGGACTGGTATTCATTCAGAGTTCTTGTATTTATCGCAGGGAGCTGTTGAAACTTTACTTGAGCGAAGTAGCCACATTCAACTGAAGGATGGTTCCGTGGTGCCATTAGATGAGAAAGCAAAGAAAAGTGTCCTGGCAAGCCtccatgagatgtcaaccaaagcTCTGCGCTGCCTCGGTTTTGCATACAAGGAGGATCTAGCAGAATTTGCAACATATGATGGCGAAAACCATCCTGCTCATAAGCTCTTGCTGGATCCGGCCAATTATGCAGCTATTGAGACTGACCTAATATTTGCGGGTCTTGTGGGCCTAAGGGTAAGATAACGCTCCTACTTGAGCTGCATTGAATAAATTGTTTCTGCACTCCACAATCCGGAATAGACAGGAATATATTGCTTAGGGACAGAGACACGCAGTGTGTCAAATGCTCTTGTCAGCACTTGGGTTTCTTACATACAAAATTAACATTTCTTTCTCATGGATGTTTTGATTTGCCAGGACCCTCCCAGGGAAGAGGTCTATGATGCTATTGAAGATTGCAGAGCTGCAGGCATCCGTGTTATGGTGATAACTGGGGACAACAAAGAAACTGCTGAGGCAATATGCCGTGAAATTGGTGTGTTTTCACCTGATGAGGATATCACCTTCAAGAGCCTTATAGGGAAGGAGTTCATGGCGCTTGAGGACAAGAAGGCGCTGCTACGCGGGAAAGGTGGCCTTCTGTTCTCTAGGGCAGaacctaggcacaaacaagagaTTGTGAGGTTGCTGAAAGAAGATGGGGAGGTTGTCGCCATGACTGGAGATGGAGTCAATGATGCCCCTGCTCTGAAACTGGCTGACATTGGTATAGCTATGGGCATTACTGGAACTGAGGTAAATACTTAGTTTTCCATCTTATTAGGTTCACCTCAAATCACTTCTTTCTAGCTTCCTGGACTAGAGCTACCAGCTTTTGAATTGCCGTATTATTTCTGCTCGACGAAGCTGTAAACTTAATTATAGACAATCCAATTCCAACGACTGCTTTTATTGAAAGGGGTGTGGTGTTGGCCACCAGAGAATGACTGCTTCTTTGTTTGCTGCTTTTCATATAGCCAACAGACAAGGGTTAACAGCATCAACTTTATTCTATAGGACATGGATTTATAATACTCCGTATGTTGTTGTGCCCACAAGGAAGATTCATATGTAAAACTATGATTTTGTCATGGTATAATTTGAAGTGTTTTTCTAAAACAAATCTCTAATGTTTCAGGTTGCCAAAGAGGCCTCTGACATGGTGTTGGCTGATGACAATTTCAGCACTATAGTTTCTGCAGTTGGTGAAGGAAGATCTATTTACAACAACATGAAAGCTTTCATAAGGTTTGTCCTCTGTGAGCATGTTTTGATTATTGTTCACACTTTCTAGTAGTTCTCATCAGCCAACAGTGCCAGCATACTTTTTTTTCCTTGTGAGCGTTCTTGACTGTCTTCCTTGGCTGCCGCAGATACATGATTTCCTCAAACATTGGTGAAGTTGCTTCTATTTTCCTAACTTCTGCCTTGGGCATTCCTGAGGGGTTGATACCTGTTCAACTTTTGTGGGTCAATCTTGTCACCGATGGTCCCCCTGCAACTGCTTTAGGTTTCAATCCTCCTGACAAGGACATCATGAAGAAGCCACCTAGGAGGAGCGATGATTCACTGATCAGTCCCTGGATTTTGTTCCGCTACCTGGTAAATGATCTCCCTTGTCTTGTACTATTCATCCCTTGAATCTGTTGGCTCATTTTTGGAATCTTATATTTGGAGACAATCCCTCATGACTTTTACCTTGTCTGCAGATAATTGGCCTTTATGTTGGGATTGCAACTGTTGGCATCTTTGTCATATGGTACACACATGGGTCTTTCATGGGCATTGACCTTACTGGAGATGGTCACACTCTTGTCAGTTACTCACAGCTTTCAAACTGGGGCCAGTGCTCTTCCTGGGACAACTTCACGGCTTCACCTTTCACTGCTGGAACTAAAACTTTCACATTCGACGACCCATGCGACTACTTCCACACAGGAAAAGTGAAGGCAACAACGCTGTCCCTCTCTGTCCTAGTGGCAATCGAGATGTTCAACTCGCTCAACGCTCTCTCTGAAGACAGCAGCCTGCTCACTATGCCGCCCTGGGTCAACCCGTGGCTGCTCGTCGCGATGTCGGTGTCGTTCGGTCTCCACTTCCTGATCCTCTACGTGCCGTTCCTTGCTACAGTGTTTGGCATCGTTCCACTGAGCCTGAACGAGTGGCTGCTGGTTCTGCTAGTCGCTCTACCGGTTGTGCTCATCGACGAGGCTCTCAAGTTCGTGGCCAGGTATACAAGCTCTCCAGGCCCCAAGAGGCGGTCGAGGAAGCAGAAGGGCGAGTAAAGCGCTAACATTGACTCGGTGCTCAGTTACTAAACCATTCCATTAATCATATAAAGATGAACCTCAGAGAAAAATGTTCTCAAGCTCCAAACTATTCAATCAATACAGGGAAAAAATGCAGATAAATAACTCATTTTCActgtttctctctctttctccaccTAACGCTAAAACAGCTACAAAAGTAGCTTCGTTGTTCTTAAAATAAGTGGTTAGTTGGCAACATATATTATCCTGTGAATTATGTAGCATTGAGTCAACTTCAGATGATACTTTTCAGTTTTTTTGGCTGCAAGACATGTGAATCAGGGATACAATACAACAATTATGCAAGGGACTATACCTTATTATGCTTCTAGATTGTCTTGGAACTGGTCAGAGGTGGCGTGTGAATGGCCTGAGGTAAACATTCATAGATAGCAAAAGCTGAAGAACAGCACATACAAAAATGTCAGGCTGAGGTGCTCGCGTAACCGACTGTAGTACAAGTTGCACACGTCCAGCGCTCTACCAGGAGTGGATTGAAATAGTCTTCTAAGCTTGTAGCCACGCAGAGGCAGACGCGCAATGGATAAAACTGTAACAACAAATTGTACCTGTAGTTATCGAGTAATATATAACTATAATGATCACAAAGGAAAAAGCAATCACAATTCACACGATCTGTCAAGTAAACTTCAGCGAGAGGTAACTTTGAAGCCCTTTTCGCTACCCTAGAGGCTAGAAGGTTTCATCATGCATCTTTACTTTCCCTCAACTTTGATCAGCTAAGAAAATGCTTGGCTCACCCACCAATGATCCAGCATTGGTCTCACTGAAGGATGCTCTCAAATTTTTTTGAGAGGATTTCTTTGGCTGTTTTTAGTGCAGTCTATTGAGACGGTTATGATTGTTTTTGAACTTGCATATTTTGTACAAGTACTACTGCTTTATATAATGTTTAGTGGAttaaaataaaccagaaaatacCCTAATCCTAGCACATTCATATTCAAATACTTCCCTTAATATGGGTTTTCTAACTGTAGATGactattttttttatagaaaACACAGGCTAAAGTCTAACTCCAAGCACCTAGTCAGAACAAAATAAAATTGAGCGGAGAAAATAAAAGATCCTTCTCTTAAATGACTATTAGCTGCAAGTTCGAGTACAAGTTCACTTTGCGTTTCATCTTATATATATACCTGCTGATCTGATTAGTTACAGTCTGGAGCTATGATTTACTCTAGACTAGATTCCTTCGGTTGCGATGGTACTTAGCATATTCATATGTGGCCATCCACTGATATGGCCTGATGGGGAGAAAGGTGTGGTAAATGTATCAAGTAGGCCTGTTAAACAAACGAATTAGTTTTGGCAAGAATATCATGGGTGGAGGAGATAAGAGTGTAGGCTAGAGAGCAACCAGTCATGCTGCTAGGTCATTGGATAGGAAACTAATAGGGTGTTTGGTGTGAGAAATCAAGCCATTCTAGATTTTTAGATGAGGTGGTGCATCACGAGTCTATTCCTTAAATTTGGTGGAATAACTCTATTTCATGTACTAGTACTAATTATTAACTTGTGAGTAATGGGATGATGATAGATCAACACATTCTATTTCACAAACTAAATAAAAAGCGAGTGAGAAGATAATGGACTAACTCATTCCTCAAACTAAACACCCTATAACAAACTCTCCTGAAAATTGTTGTCGAAAACTAGATGAAATACATTCCGGTGCTCACGAGCCACTCATATAAATGGCATGAGCAAGCATGCATGATAACTCACTGCTGCATGTTGGATTGAAAAATCATTTGCAGGACTATTAGTTgaattccatgcatgcatgcgcatTAATGAAATGACTCATGTATCCTATCTTAGTAGCTTATCTTCAGACATTGAAGCCTACCAAACTCGGTCAAACCATAATCAAGAGTATGATCAAATGGTTCTTCGCTGTGCAAGATCTTACTAGGACAAGCCGTGCATGATGGAACGGATTCTCTTCGTTTAACCTAGATATTACCACCAGGTTATGTAGGGCTCCTTGTAGACATTTTGCTTGTTTGTTGAACAAGCTGGTGCAAGTAGTTCTTCGCTGTGCAAGATCTTATTAGGACAAGCCGTGCATGATGAAAGGGATTATCTATTCGTTTAACCTAGATATTACCACCAGGTTATGTAGGGCTCCTTGTAGACATTTTGCTTGTTTGTTGCACAAGCTGGTGCTTGCAAGCTAGTGCAAGGTGTTCACAGTGTTCACTTTATGTTGCACtgtcttttatttttttcttttattatggAAAATGATAGCTGTGCAATGTGTTCCCTTTGTGCTGCATTGACTTTTAATCTTATTTTATTATGTAAAATGGTATCCGTGCAAGGTGTTTCTCCCTCTTTCTTCACCTAACGCTAAAACAGCTACAAAgtatcttctttgttcttgacaAGTGGTTAGTTGGCAACATATATTATCCTGTGAATTATGTAGTATTGAGTCAAAACATCAGATGCTACTTTTTCAGTTTTATTGTTGCAAGACATGTGAAGCAGGGATACGATACAGCTATGCAAGGAATTATACCTTATTATGCTTCTAGATTGACTAGTGCTATCTCAAAACATATATTTTATATTCTAATGGTTTTGAGACCATCTTCCGTCTTGGAACTGGCCAGAGGCGTGCGTGTGAACGGCCTGCTGTAACATTCATAGTACAAGTTTCACACGTCCATCGCTTTACTAGGAGTGGATTGAAATAGGCTATCTTCTAAACATGTAGCCGCACGAGACGCGCAATGGCTATAATTGTAATAACAAATCGTACCCGTAGTTCTTCAGAAATAGAACTATATAatgaacaaaaagaaaaagacaatcACACACGATCTTTCAAGTGAACTTCAGCAAGAGGAAGCTTTGAAGGCTTCTTTTCTACCCAAGAGGAAGGCTTGGTTCGTCCATCGGTGCCCTCGGCATGGGTCTCCCTCAAGGGTGTTCTCGATTTTTTTAGAGGATTTCTTTCACTAT harbors:
- the LOC136515109 gene encoding calcium-transporting ATPase 4, endoplasmic reticulum-type-like — translated: MKEKIWNQHRPRRGEAPTDPDRASDRRACGSHLRPTTTTTRYRRGPHRTTSGTGTTPRRPLCRRRPPRPLPVPRRVPPPGFPQLRRPCLHSASSVRPQRGHCHPLLRRLVSLRHAPVSGSPHRTPTNQPPDSSTAAAPPTAMGEAAPPVPAAATGDADDLSAFPAWARSVSDCEERLGISITRGLSSAEAAARLRVHGANELAEHPGPSLLRLLLNQFEDMLVRILLAAAAVSFLLALSSSASSGTAPTLAAFVEPLVIFLILVVNAAVGVWQEANAERALDALREIQSHHAAVLRDGGWVPALPARDLVPGDVVQLRVGDKVPADMRVASLLTSTLRLEQGSLTGETASVNKTSRAVPVEDADIQAKECMVFAGTTVVNGAALCIVARTGMATEIGAIHAQIHQASQEDDDTPLKKKLNEFGEALTKIIGLICALVWLINVKYFLTFDLQGGWVPRNVSFSFEKCTYYFEIAVALAVAAIPEGLPAVITTCLALGTRKMAAKNALVRKLPSVETLGCTTVICSDKTGTLTTNKMSVAKLVAIGDSSLEVRSFKVDGTSYDPQDGKIHDWPAGSIDANLETIAKVAAVCNDANVAHSSHQYVATGMPTEAALKVLVEKMGLPGGKNGLSLDPSEALGCCKWWNNVAKRIATLEFDRTRKSMGAIVKTSSGSNALLVKGAVETLLERSSHIQLKDGSVVPLDEKAKKSVLASLHEMSTKALRCLGFAYKEDLAEFATYDGENHPAHKLLLDPANYAAIETDLIFAGLVGLRDPPREEVYDAIEDCRAAGIRVMVITGDNKETAEAICREIGVFSPDEDITFKSLIGKEFMALEDKKALLRGKGGLLFSRAEPRHKQEIVRLLKEDGEVVAMTGDGVNDAPALKLADIGIAMGITGTEVAKEASDMVLADDNFSTIVSAVGEGRSIYNNMKAFIRYMISSNIGEVASIFLTSALGIPEGLIPVQLLWVNLVTDGPPATALGFNPPDKDIMKKPPRRSDDSLISPWILFRYLIIGLYVGIATVGIFVIWYTHGSFMGIDLTGDGHTLVSYSQLSNWGQCSSWDNFTASPFTAGTKTFTFDDPCDYFHTGKVKATTLSLSVLVAIEMFNSLNALSEDSSLLTMPPWVNPWLLVAMSVSFGLHFLILYVPFLATVFGIVPLSLNEWLLVLLVALPVVLIDEALKFVARYTSSPGPKRRSRKQKGE